One region of Solanum pennellii chromosome 6, SPENNV200 genomic DNA includes:
- the LOC107023308 gene encoding TNF receptor-associated factor homolog 1a-like isoform X5 — protein MASSASEEAGIGKSLEGVSKGQQRCQSSETLAERRYCEQMENGTPSTSPPYWDSDDEDDCGSSINALLWRIDMHPMIFLKSLSNIVGPKPVELYGKYTWKIDKFSQINKRELRSNTFEVGGYKWYILIYPQGCDVCNHLSLFLCVANHDKLLPGWSHLAQFTIAVVNKDPRKSKYSDTLHRFWKKEHDWGWKKFMDLSRVVDGFIDSDTLIIKAQVQVIREKAERPFHCLDCQYRRELVRVYLTNVEQTCRRFVEERRGKLGKLIGDKTRWSSFCAFWLGIDQNSRRRMSREKSDRILKMVVKNFFIEKEVTSTLVMDSLYSGLKALVDQTNGQTGKGKHYDAVEQTVPIVYLEKDMFVLVDDVLLLLERAVLEPLPPKDERGPQNRTKDAASGEGTNRDPIQRDERRLTELGRRTIEIFVLAHIFSKIEVAYKEAVALKRQEELIREEAAWLAETEKKAKRASEKEKKSKKKQSKQKRNIRKAKDKERNEKPDVMVHDKIEVDGPIGEGNEYMAEMPGQVLGKSDVLGEVSDISDSIDSIIHIDSEDRNASPVNWDTDTSEVHPSVEAGSSRLIGLPASQNVIAGRISPSMMDDSSSTCSTDSIVSVVINGTHRGFPLIQKNQKLPSRGRNERSRSTCKAADWASETLGQTSDVVSDDGQLSDTSVSCEATGYECQATALPSCEQQATNKKVAVLQQRNLIDDREKSSILKPSSVQSPSRSPQKSTVSAVLSKENLKISVTSDPILVKSSFSDSPKVTDKSGPVVVSAETSVMLKADPHKAVEVKPLKKPLPQPASISTEKSLSKQVTTSATAERSISRQVPAQSRPSSAPLVTDPRPASPVVSMVQATQLLPRSVSAAGRLGPDPSPATHSYVRQSYRNAIMGGLISGSPVGFSQPHSPSSAVNSPHPYSQSPSLTSGLMLSPGGLERTEHRSAGPSFSYGMVNEDTSWNGQKWESSGSYSRSVSHPFVLNDIQESDMLKPVNSRTHDHLPSELPACTSGCQSQSVLADEFPHLDIINDLLNDENGAGKASEPNSGWQRYSNHLNRQFSYPGDISMASDLGPSAHSCRFERTRSYHDELQHYYSGGTYNSIRNMIPQPNPQFVNGQIDQLVHDQWQLMHSDPSFLGMGNGHTDSGYLYHNPDYSNMACGVNRYRVFRPSNGF, from the exons ATGGCTTCAAGCGCAAGTGAGGAGGCAGGAATAGGGAAGTCTCTGGAGGGAGTGTCAAAGGGGCAGCAGCGGTGTCAATCTAGTGAAACGTTGGCAGAACGGAGGTACTGTGAGCAGATGGAAAATGGAACTCCGTCAACATCACCTCCATACTGGGACAGTGATGACGAAGATGATTGTG GATCCTCCATAAATGCACTACTTTGGAGGATTGACATGCACCCgatgatatttttgaagagtctgagcaacatagtTG GACCTAAACCGGTTGAGCTATATGGAAAATATACCTGGAAGATTGATAAGTTTTCACAAATTAACAAGAGAGAACTTCGGAGTAATACTTTTGAGGTTGGCGGCTACAAATG GTACATTTTGATTTATCCTCAGGGATGTGATGTCTGCAATCATCTCTCTTTGTTTCTGTGTGTGGCTAATCATGACAAGCTTCTTCCAG GCTGGAGTCATCTTGCACAATTTACTATAGCTGTGGTTAACAAAGATCCGAGGAAGTCCAAGTATTCAG ATACATTGCATCGTTTCTGGAAGAAAGAACATGATTGGGGATGGAAAAAATTTATGGACCTCTCCAGAGTTGTAGATGGATTTATTGATTCTGATACCCTCATTATCAAAGCTCAAGTTCAAGTCATCAG GGAGAAAGCAGAGCGTCCTTTCCATTGCCTTGATTGTCAGTATCGGCGAGAACTTGTTAGGGTGTATTTAACGAATGTTGAGCAAACTTGCCGTCGTTTTGTGGAAGAGCGACGAGGAAAGCTTGGGAAATTAATAGGGGATAAAACTAGATGGTCGAG TTTCTGTGCTTTTTGGCTGGGAATAGACCAAAATTCTAGACGCCGCATGTCCAGAGAGAAATCAGATCGGATTTTGAAAATGGTGGTCAAGAACTTCTTCATAGAAAAAGAGGTTACGTCTACTCTTGTGATGGATTCGTTGTACAGTGGGCTTAAAGCTCTAGTAGACCAGACTAATGGACAGACAGGTAAAGGGAAACATTACGATGCAGTGGAACAAACAGTTCCTATTGTTTACCTGGAGAAAGACATGTTTGTCTTGGTGGATGATGTCTTGCTGCTGCTTGAGAGGGCTGTTTTGGAGCCGTTGCCTCCGAAGGATGAGAGAGGTCCTCAGAACCGTACAAAG GATGCTGCTTCTGGAGAGGGCACGAACAGAGATCCCATTCAGCGTGATGAGAGGCGCTTAACTGAACTAGGTCGGCGAACTATTGAAATATTTGTGCTTGCGCATATTTTCAG TAAAATAGAGGTTGCATATAAGGAAGCTGTTGCATTAAAGAGGCAAGAGGAACTCATCCGTGAAGAGGCTGCTTGGCTGGCTGAAACTGAGAAGAAAGCTAAACGAGCATCCGAGAAGGAAAAGAAGTCGAAGAAAAAACAG TCTAAACAGAAGCGGAATATCAGGAAAGCAAAGGATAAGGAGAGAAATGAAAAACCTGATGTTATGGTGCATGATAAGATTGAAGTTGATGGTCCCATTGGTGAAGGAAATGAGTACATGGCTGAGATGCCAGGACAAGTACTTGGTAAATCAGATGTACTGGGAGAGGTTTCTGATATTTCTGATTCTATAGACTCCATAATCCATATTGATTCAGAAGACAGAAATGCAAGTCCTGTCAACTGGGATACTGATACCTCAGAGGTGCATCCATCTGTGGAAGCTGGTTCTAGCAGGTTAATTGGCCTTCCAGCTTCGCAGAATGTGATAGCAGGAAGGATAAGTCCTTCCATGATGGATGATAGTTCATCAACGTGTTCCACTGACTCAATTGTTTCAGTAGTTATTAATGGAACCCACAGAGGTTTTCCTTTGATCCAGAAAAACCAGAAATTACCTAGCAG AGGGAGAAATGAACGAAGCAGGTCAACTTGTAAGGCAGCTGATTGGGCTAGTGAAACACTTGGTCAGACGTCGGATGTTGTTTCAGATGATGGTCAGCTAAGTGATACATCTGTAAGCTGTGAGGCAACAGGATATGAGTGTCAGGCTACTGCACTTCCTTCGTGTGAGCAGCAAGCAACTAACAAG AAAGTAGCAGTTTTGCAGCAGAGAAATCTAATTGATGATAGAGAGAAATCTTCCATATTGAAGCCCAGCAGTGTCCAGTCTCCTTCTAGAAGCCCTCAAAAAAGTACAGTATCTGCTGTTCTGTCaaaggaaaatttgaaaatctcGGTCACTAGTGATCCTATCTTGGTCAAAAGTTCATTTTCAGATAGTCCTAAGGTGACTGATAAATCAGGTCCGGTGGTTGTCTCAGCTGAAACTTCCGTGATGTTGAAGGCTGATCCTCATAAAGCTGTAGAGGTAAAACCCTTGAAGAAGCCCTTGCCACAGCCTGCTTCAATTTCAACTGAGAAGTCCCTGTCTAAACAAGTAACTACTTCTGCCACAGCTGAAAGGTCCATCTCTAGACAAGTGCCTGCCCAGTCGAGACCTTCGAGTGCTCCTCTAGTTACTGATCCTAGACCTGCTTCCCCTGTTGTTTCCATGGTTCAGGCAACACAGTTATTGCCTCGTTCAGTTAGTGCAGCTGGTCGATTGGGTCCTGATCCTTCACCGGCAACACATAGTTATGTTCGTCAGTCCTATAGAAATGCAATTATGGGCGGTCTTATTTCTGGAAGTCCGGTTGGTTTTAGTCagcctcattctccaagttcaGCCGTTAATTCACCACATCCATACTCTCAATCACCTTCACTGACTTCTGGTCTAATGTTGTCGCCTGGGGGGCTGGAAAGAACAGAACATAGATCTGCTGGACCAAGCTTTTCTTATGGAATGGTGAATGAGGATACTTCATGGAATGGACAGAAATGGGAGAGTTCTGGAAGTTATAGTAGGTCAGTATCACATCCTTTCGTCTTAAATGACATCCAGGAATCTGATATGTTAAAGCCTGTTAACAGCAGGACCCATGATCATCTTCCATCTGAGCTTCCTGCCTGCACTTCTGGTTGTCAGTCCCAGAGTGTATTGGCCGATGAATTTCCACATCTTGATATAATCAATGACTTGCTGAACGATGAGAATGGAGCTGGAAAGGCTTCTGAACCAAACTCGGGCTGGCAAAGATATAGCAACCATCTAAATCGTCAGTTCAGTTATCCGGGTGATATTAGCATGGCAAGTGATCTAGGTCCCTCAGCTCACTCTTGTAGGTTTGAGCGAACAAGAAGCTATCACGATGAGCTACAACATTACTATTCTGGAGGCACTTATAATAGTATTAGGAATATGATTCCGCAGCCTAATCCACAATTTGTAAATGGGCAGATTGATCAGTTAGTTCATGACCAGTGGCAGTTGATGCATTCTGATCCATCTTTTCTTGGAATGGGAAATGGTCATACTGATTCTGGTTACCTGTACCACAACCCTGATTATTCAAATATGGCATGTGGTGTAAATAGGTATAGAGTATTTAGGCCTTCCAATGGGTTTTGA
- the LOC107023308 gene encoding TNF receptor-associated factor homolog 1a-like isoform X1, protein MASSASEEAGIGKSLEGVSKGQQRCQSSETLAERRYCEQMENGTPSTSPPYWDSDDEDDCGPKPVELYGKYTWKIDKFSQINKRELRSNTFEVGGYKWYILIYPQGCDVCNHLSLFLCVANHDKLLPGWSHLAQFTIAVVNKDPRKSKYSDTLHRFWKKEHDWGWKKFMDLSRVVDGFIDSDTLIIKAQVQVIREKAERPFHCLDCQYRRELVRVYLTNVEQTCRRFVEERRGKLGKLIGDKTRWSSFCAFWLGIDQNSRRRMSREKSDRILKMVVKNFFIEKEVTSTLVMDSLYSGLKALVDQTNGQTGKGKHYDAVEQTVPIVYLEKDMFVLVDDVLLLLERAVLEPLPPKDERGPQNRTKDAASGEGTNRDPIQRDERRLTELGRRTIEIFVLAHIFSKIEVAYKEAVALKRQEELIREEAAWLAETEKKAKRASEKEKKSKKKQSKQKRNIRKAKDKERNEKPDVMVHDKIEVDGPIGEGNEYMAEMPGQVLGKSDVLGEVSDISDSIDSIIHIDSEDRNASPVNWDTDTSEVHPSVEAGSSRLIGLPASQNVIAGRISPSMMDDSSSTCSTDSIVSVVINGTHRGFPLIQKNQKLPSRGRNERSRSTCKAADWASETLGQTSDVVSDDGQLSDTSVSCEATGYECQATALPSCEQQATNKKVAVLQQRNLIDDREKSSILKPSSVQSPSRSPQKSTVSAVLSKENLKISVTSDPILVKSSFSDSPKVTDKSGPVVVSAETSVMLKADPHKAVEVKPLKKPLPQPASISTEKSLSKQVTTSATAERSISRQVPAQSRPSSAPLVTDPRPASPVVSMVQATQLLPRSVSAAGRLGPDPSPATHSYVRQSYRNAIMGGLISGSPVGFSQPHSPSSAVNSPHPYSQSPSLTSGLMLSPGGLERTEHRSAGPSFSYGMVNEDTSWNGQKWESSGSYSRSVSHPFVLNDIQESDMLKPVNSRTHDHLPSELPACTSGCQSQSVLADEFPHLDIINDLLNDENGAGKASEPNSGWQRYSNHLNRQFSYPGDISMASDLGPSAHSCRFERTRSYHDELQHYYSGGTYNSIRNMIPQPNPQFVNGQIDQLVHDQWQLMHSDPSFLGMGNGHTDSGYLYHNPDYSNMACGVNRYRVFRPSNGF, encoded by the exons ATGGCTTCAAGCGCAAGTGAGGAGGCAGGAATAGGGAAGTCTCTGGAGGGAGTGTCAAAGGGGCAGCAGCGGTGTCAATCTAGTGAAACGTTGGCAGAACGGAGGTACTGTGAGCAGATGGAAAATGGAACTCCGTCAACATCACCTCCATACTGGGACAGTGATGACGAAGATGATTGTG GACCTAAACCGGTTGAGCTATATGGAAAATATACCTGGAAGATTGATAAGTTTTCACAAATTAACAAGAGAGAACTTCGGAGTAATACTTTTGAGGTTGGCGGCTACAAATG GTACATTTTGATTTATCCTCAGGGATGTGATGTCTGCAATCATCTCTCTTTGTTTCTGTGTGTGGCTAATCATGACAAGCTTCTTCCAG GCTGGAGTCATCTTGCACAATTTACTATAGCTGTGGTTAACAAAGATCCGAGGAAGTCCAAGTATTCAG ATACATTGCATCGTTTCTGGAAGAAAGAACATGATTGGGGATGGAAAAAATTTATGGACCTCTCCAGAGTTGTAGATGGATTTATTGATTCTGATACCCTCATTATCAAAGCTCAAGTTCAAGTCATCAG GGAGAAAGCAGAGCGTCCTTTCCATTGCCTTGATTGTCAGTATCGGCGAGAACTTGTTAGGGTGTATTTAACGAATGTTGAGCAAACTTGCCGTCGTTTTGTGGAAGAGCGACGAGGAAAGCTTGGGAAATTAATAGGGGATAAAACTAGATGGTCGAG TTTCTGTGCTTTTTGGCTGGGAATAGACCAAAATTCTAGACGCCGCATGTCCAGAGAGAAATCAGATCGGATTTTGAAAATGGTGGTCAAGAACTTCTTCATAGAAAAAGAGGTTACGTCTACTCTTGTGATGGATTCGTTGTACAGTGGGCTTAAAGCTCTAGTAGACCAGACTAATGGACAGACAGGTAAAGGGAAACATTACGATGCAGTGGAACAAACAGTTCCTATTGTTTACCTGGAGAAAGACATGTTTGTCTTGGTGGATGATGTCTTGCTGCTGCTTGAGAGGGCTGTTTTGGAGCCGTTGCCTCCGAAGGATGAGAGAGGTCCTCAGAACCGTACAAAG GATGCTGCTTCTGGAGAGGGCACGAACAGAGATCCCATTCAGCGTGATGAGAGGCGCTTAACTGAACTAGGTCGGCGAACTATTGAAATATTTGTGCTTGCGCATATTTTCAG TAAAATAGAGGTTGCATATAAGGAAGCTGTTGCATTAAAGAGGCAAGAGGAACTCATCCGTGAAGAGGCTGCTTGGCTGGCTGAAACTGAGAAGAAAGCTAAACGAGCATCCGAGAAGGAAAAGAAGTCGAAGAAAAAACAG TCTAAACAGAAGCGGAATATCAGGAAAGCAAAGGATAAGGAGAGAAATGAAAAACCTGATGTTATGGTGCATGATAAGATTGAAGTTGATGGTCCCATTGGTGAAGGAAATGAGTACATGGCTGAGATGCCAGGACAAGTACTTGGTAAATCAGATGTACTGGGAGAGGTTTCTGATATTTCTGATTCTATAGACTCCATAATCCATATTGATTCAGAAGACAGAAATGCAAGTCCTGTCAACTGGGATACTGATACCTCAGAGGTGCATCCATCTGTGGAAGCTGGTTCTAGCAGGTTAATTGGCCTTCCAGCTTCGCAGAATGTGATAGCAGGAAGGATAAGTCCTTCCATGATGGATGATAGTTCATCAACGTGTTCCACTGACTCAATTGTTTCAGTAGTTATTAATGGAACCCACAGAGGTTTTCCTTTGATCCAGAAAAACCAGAAATTACCTAGCAG AGGGAGAAATGAACGAAGCAGGTCAACTTGTAAGGCAGCTGATTGGGCTAGTGAAACACTTGGTCAGACGTCGGATGTTGTTTCAGATGATGGTCAGCTAAGTGATACATCTGTAAGCTGTGAGGCAACAGGATATGAGTGTCAGGCTACTGCACTTCCTTCGTGTGAGCAGCAAGCAACTAACAAG AAAGTAGCAGTTTTGCAGCAGAGAAATCTAATTGATGATAGAGAGAAATCTTCCATATTGAAGCCCAGCAGTGTCCAGTCTCCTTCTAGAAGCCCTCAAAAAAGTACAGTATCTGCTGTTCTGTCaaaggaaaatttgaaaatctcGGTCACTAGTGATCCTATCTTGGTCAAAAGTTCATTTTCAGATAGTCCTAAGGTGACTGATAAATCAGGTCCGGTGGTTGTCTCAGCTGAAACTTCCGTGATGTTGAAGGCTGATCCTCATAAAGCTGTAGAGGTAAAACCCTTGAAGAAGCCCTTGCCACAGCCTGCTTCAATTTCAACTGAGAAGTCCCTGTCTAAACAAGTAACTACTTCTGCCACAGCTGAAAGGTCCATCTCTAGACAAGTGCCTGCCCAGTCGAGACCTTCGAGTGCTCCTCTAGTTACTGATCCTAGACCTGCTTCCCCTGTTGTTTCCATGGTTCAGGCAACACAGTTATTGCCTCGTTCAGTTAGTGCAGCTGGTCGATTGGGTCCTGATCCTTCACCGGCAACACATAGTTATGTTCGTCAGTCCTATAGAAATGCAATTATGGGCGGTCTTATTTCTGGAAGTCCGGTTGGTTTTAGTCagcctcattctccaagttcaGCCGTTAATTCACCACATCCATACTCTCAATCACCTTCACTGACTTCTGGTCTAATGTTGTCGCCTGGGGGGCTGGAAAGAACAGAACATAGATCTGCTGGACCAAGCTTTTCTTATGGAATGGTGAATGAGGATACTTCATGGAATGGACAGAAATGGGAGAGTTCTGGAAGTTATAGTAGGTCAGTATCACATCCTTTCGTCTTAAATGACATCCAGGAATCTGATATGTTAAAGCCTGTTAACAGCAGGACCCATGATCATCTTCCATCTGAGCTTCCTGCCTGCACTTCTGGTTGTCAGTCCCAGAGTGTATTGGCCGATGAATTTCCACATCTTGATATAATCAATGACTTGCTGAACGATGAGAATGGAGCTGGAAAGGCTTCTGAACCAAACTCGGGCTGGCAAAGATATAGCAACCATCTAAATCGTCAGTTCAGTTATCCGGGTGATATTAGCATGGCAAGTGATCTAGGTCCCTCAGCTCACTCTTGTAGGTTTGAGCGAACAAGAAGCTATCACGATGAGCTACAACATTACTATTCTGGAGGCACTTATAATAGTATTAGGAATATGATTCCGCAGCCTAATCCACAATTTGTAAATGGGCAGATTGATCAGTTAGTTCATGACCAGTGGCAGTTGATGCATTCTGATCCATCTTTTCTTGGAATGGGAAATGGTCATACTGATTCTGGTTACCTGTACCACAACCCTGATTATTCAAATATGGCATGTGGTGTAAATAGGTATAGAGTATTTAGGCCTTCCAATGGGTTTTGA
- the LOC107023308 gene encoding TNF receptor-associated factor homolog 1a-like isoform X2, with translation MASSASEEAGIGKSLEGVSKGQQRCQSSETLAERRYCEQMENGTPSTSPPYWDSDDEDDCGPKPVELYGKYTWKIDKFSQINKRELRSNTFEVGGYKWYILIYPQGCDVCNHLSLFLCVANHDKLLPGWSHLAQFTIAVVNKDPRKSKYSDTLHRFWKKEHDWGWKKFMDLSRVVDGFIDSDTLIIKAQVQVIREKAERPFHCLDCQYRRELVRVYLTNVEQTCRRFVEERRGKLGKLIGDKTRWSSFCAFWLGIDQNSRRRMSREKSDRILKMVVKNFFIEKEVTSTLVMDSLYSGLKALVDQTNGQTGKGKHYDAVEQTVPIVYLEKDMFVLVDDVLLLLERAVLEPLPPKDERGPQNRTKDAASGEGTNRDPIQRDERRLTELGRRTIEIFVLAHIFSKIEVAYKEAVALKRQEELIREEAAWLAETEKKAKRASEKEKKSKKKQKRNIRKAKDKERNEKPDVMVHDKIEVDGPIGEGNEYMAEMPGQVLGKSDVLGEVSDISDSIDSIIHIDSEDRNASPVNWDTDTSEVHPSVEAGSSRLIGLPASQNVIAGRISPSMMDDSSSTCSTDSIVSVVINGTHRGFPLIQKNQKLPSRGRNERSRSTCKAADWASETLGQTSDVVSDDGQLSDTSVSCEATGYECQATALPSCEQQATNKKVAVLQQRNLIDDREKSSILKPSSVQSPSRSPQKSTVSAVLSKENLKISVTSDPILVKSSFSDSPKVTDKSGPVVVSAETSVMLKADPHKAVEVKPLKKPLPQPASISTEKSLSKQVTTSATAERSISRQVPAQSRPSSAPLVTDPRPASPVVSMVQATQLLPRSVSAAGRLGPDPSPATHSYVRQSYRNAIMGGLISGSPVGFSQPHSPSSAVNSPHPYSQSPSLTSGLMLSPGGLERTEHRSAGPSFSYGMVNEDTSWNGQKWESSGSYSRSVSHPFVLNDIQESDMLKPVNSRTHDHLPSELPACTSGCQSQSVLADEFPHLDIINDLLNDENGAGKASEPNSGWQRYSNHLNRQFSYPGDISMASDLGPSAHSCRFERTRSYHDELQHYYSGGTYNSIRNMIPQPNPQFVNGQIDQLVHDQWQLMHSDPSFLGMGNGHTDSGYLYHNPDYSNMACGVNRYRVFRPSNGF, from the exons ATGGCTTCAAGCGCAAGTGAGGAGGCAGGAATAGGGAAGTCTCTGGAGGGAGTGTCAAAGGGGCAGCAGCGGTGTCAATCTAGTGAAACGTTGGCAGAACGGAGGTACTGTGAGCAGATGGAAAATGGAACTCCGTCAACATCACCTCCATACTGGGACAGTGATGACGAAGATGATTGTG GACCTAAACCGGTTGAGCTATATGGAAAATATACCTGGAAGATTGATAAGTTTTCACAAATTAACAAGAGAGAACTTCGGAGTAATACTTTTGAGGTTGGCGGCTACAAATG GTACATTTTGATTTATCCTCAGGGATGTGATGTCTGCAATCATCTCTCTTTGTTTCTGTGTGTGGCTAATCATGACAAGCTTCTTCCAG GCTGGAGTCATCTTGCACAATTTACTATAGCTGTGGTTAACAAAGATCCGAGGAAGTCCAAGTATTCAG ATACATTGCATCGTTTCTGGAAGAAAGAACATGATTGGGGATGGAAAAAATTTATGGACCTCTCCAGAGTTGTAGATGGATTTATTGATTCTGATACCCTCATTATCAAAGCTCAAGTTCAAGTCATCAG GGAGAAAGCAGAGCGTCCTTTCCATTGCCTTGATTGTCAGTATCGGCGAGAACTTGTTAGGGTGTATTTAACGAATGTTGAGCAAACTTGCCGTCGTTTTGTGGAAGAGCGACGAGGAAAGCTTGGGAAATTAATAGGGGATAAAACTAGATGGTCGAG TTTCTGTGCTTTTTGGCTGGGAATAGACCAAAATTCTAGACGCCGCATGTCCAGAGAGAAATCAGATCGGATTTTGAAAATGGTGGTCAAGAACTTCTTCATAGAAAAAGAGGTTACGTCTACTCTTGTGATGGATTCGTTGTACAGTGGGCTTAAAGCTCTAGTAGACCAGACTAATGGACAGACAGGTAAAGGGAAACATTACGATGCAGTGGAACAAACAGTTCCTATTGTTTACCTGGAGAAAGACATGTTTGTCTTGGTGGATGATGTCTTGCTGCTGCTTGAGAGGGCTGTTTTGGAGCCGTTGCCTCCGAAGGATGAGAGAGGTCCTCAGAACCGTACAAAG GATGCTGCTTCTGGAGAGGGCACGAACAGAGATCCCATTCAGCGTGATGAGAGGCGCTTAACTGAACTAGGTCGGCGAACTATTGAAATATTTGTGCTTGCGCATATTTTCAG TAAAATAGAGGTTGCATATAAGGAAGCTGTTGCATTAAAGAGGCAAGAGGAACTCATCCGTGAAGAGGCTGCTTGGCTGGCTGAAACTGAGAAGAAAGCTAAACGAGCATCCGAGAAGGAAAAGAAGTCGAAGAAAAAACAG AAGCGGAATATCAGGAAAGCAAAGGATAAGGAGAGAAATGAAAAACCTGATGTTATGGTGCATGATAAGATTGAAGTTGATGGTCCCATTGGTGAAGGAAATGAGTACATGGCTGAGATGCCAGGACAAGTACTTGGTAAATCAGATGTACTGGGAGAGGTTTCTGATATTTCTGATTCTATAGACTCCATAATCCATATTGATTCAGAAGACAGAAATGCAAGTCCTGTCAACTGGGATACTGATACCTCAGAGGTGCATCCATCTGTGGAAGCTGGTTCTAGCAGGTTAATTGGCCTTCCAGCTTCGCAGAATGTGATAGCAGGAAGGATAAGTCCTTCCATGATGGATGATAGTTCATCAACGTGTTCCACTGACTCAATTGTTTCAGTAGTTATTAATGGAACCCACAGAGGTTTTCCTTTGATCCAGAAAAACCAGAAATTACCTAGCAG AGGGAGAAATGAACGAAGCAGGTCAACTTGTAAGGCAGCTGATTGGGCTAGTGAAACACTTGGTCAGACGTCGGATGTTGTTTCAGATGATGGTCAGCTAAGTGATACATCTGTAAGCTGTGAGGCAACAGGATATGAGTGTCAGGCTACTGCACTTCCTTCGTGTGAGCAGCAAGCAACTAACAAG AAAGTAGCAGTTTTGCAGCAGAGAAATCTAATTGATGATAGAGAGAAATCTTCCATATTGAAGCCCAGCAGTGTCCAGTCTCCTTCTAGAAGCCCTCAAAAAAGTACAGTATCTGCTGTTCTGTCaaaggaaaatttgaaaatctcGGTCACTAGTGATCCTATCTTGGTCAAAAGTTCATTTTCAGATAGTCCTAAGGTGACTGATAAATCAGGTCCGGTGGTTGTCTCAGCTGAAACTTCCGTGATGTTGAAGGCTGATCCTCATAAAGCTGTAGAGGTAAAACCCTTGAAGAAGCCCTTGCCACAGCCTGCTTCAATTTCAACTGAGAAGTCCCTGTCTAAACAAGTAACTACTTCTGCCACAGCTGAAAGGTCCATCTCTAGACAAGTGCCTGCCCAGTCGAGACCTTCGAGTGCTCCTCTAGTTACTGATCCTAGACCTGCTTCCCCTGTTGTTTCCATGGTTCAGGCAACACAGTTATTGCCTCGTTCAGTTAGTGCAGCTGGTCGATTGGGTCCTGATCCTTCACCGGCAACACATAGTTATGTTCGTCAGTCCTATAGAAATGCAATTATGGGCGGTCTTATTTCTGGAAGTCCGGTTGGTTTTAGTCagcctcattctccaagttcaGCCGTTAATTCACCACATCCATACTCTCAATCACCTTCACTGACTTCTGGTCTAATGTTGTCGCCTGGGGGGCTGGAAAGAACAGAACATAGATCTGCTGGACCAAGCTTTTCTTATGGAATGGTGAATGAGGATACTTCATGGAATGGACAGAAATGGGAGAGTTCTGGAAGTTATAGTAGGTCAGTATCACATCCTTTCGTCTTAAATGACATCCAGGAATCTGATATGTTAAAGCCTGTTAACAGCAGGACCCATGATCATCTTCCATCTGAGCTTCCTGCCTGCACTTCTGGTTGTCAGTCCCAGAGTGTATTGGCCGATGAATTTCCACATCTTGATATAATCAATGACTTGCTGAACGATGAGAATGGAGCTGGAAAGGCTTCTGAACCAAACTCGGGCTGGCAAAGATATAGCAACCATCTAAATCGTCAGTTCAGTTATCCGGGTGATATTAGCATGGCAAGTGATCTAGGTCCCTCAGCTCACTCTTGTAGGTTTGAGCGAACAAGAAGCTATCACGATGAGCTACAACATTACTATTCTGGAGGCACTTATAATAGTATTAGGAATATGATTCCGCAGCCTAATCCACAATTTGTAAATGGGCAGATTGATCAGTTAGTTCATGACCAGTGGCAGTTGATGCATTCTGATCCATCTTTTCTTGGAATGGGAAATGGTCATACTGATTCTGGTTACCTGTACCACAACCCTGATTATTCAAATATGGCATGTGGTGTAAATAGGTATAGAGTATTTAGGCCTTCCAATGGGTTTTGA